In one Pantoea vagans genomic region, the following are encoded:
- the fabF gene encoding beta-ketoacyl-ACP synthase II: MSHSTLSQRIVITGAGIVSPLGCGVETVWQRLTAGESGIRVLPDTLTAGTGISVGGSVPGIEDDPLAGYDPASFIAPKERKKMSRFIEFALLAAEEALKQAGWHPEDASARERTATIIASGVGGFGAIADAVRTTDARGPRRLSPFTAPSFLANMAAGHISIKHGFTGPLGAPVTACAAGVQAIGDAARLIRSGEADIAICGGTEAALDRVTLGCFAAARALCAGYEDEPHHASRPFDRDRSGFVMAEGAGLLVIESLAHAEARGATPLAEIVGYGTSADAYHLTAGPEDGSGAARAMRLALRQAGISPDDVQHINAHATSTQVGDHGELSAIRAVFGDDSPVAISSTKSATGHLLGAAGGVEAIFTLLALRHQLIPPTLNLYHPNEAAGSLDLVALKARPAALNYAMSNGFGFGGVNATILLRKW; the protein is encoded by the coding sequence ATGAGTCATTCAACCTTATCTCAACGCATCGTCATCACTGGCGCGGGTATCGTCTCGCCGCTGGGTTGTGGCGTTGAAACCGTCTGGCAGCGATTAACGGCGGGTGAATCGGGTATTCGCGTTCTGCCCGATACGCTCACCGCAGGAACCGGTATTTCAGTGGGGGGCAGCGTGCCCGGCATCGAAGACGATCCGCTGGCCGGATATGACCCGGCGTCGTTCATTGCGCCAAAAGAGCGAAAAAAGATGTCGCGGTTTATTGAGTTTGCCCTGCTGGCAGCGGAAGAAGCGCTGAAGCAGGCAGGCTGGCATCCTGAAGATGCGTCTGCGCGTGAACGCACGGCTACGATCATTGCTTCTGGCGTTGGCGGCTTTGGTGCGATTGCCGACGCAGTGCGCACGACCGACGCGCGTGGTCCGCGCAGGCTCTCACCTTTTACTGCACCCTCGTTTCTGGCGAACATGGCAGCCGGTCATATCTCAATTAAACACGGTTTCACCGGCCCGCTCGGCGCGCCTGTTACTGCCTGTGCAGCAGGCGTACAGGCTATTGGTGACGCTGCAAGATTAATCAGAAGTGGTGAAGCGGACATTGCGATTTGTGGCGGCACCGAAGCGGCGCTGGATCGCGTGACGCTGGGCTGTTTCGCAGCCGCGCGCGCACTATGCGCAGGATATGAAGATGAGCCGCACCACGCCTCACGTCCGTTTGATCGGGACAGAAGCGGCTTTGTCATGGCCGAAGGCGCCGGCCTGCTGGTCATTGAGTCGCTGGCCCATGCAGAGGCACGCGGAGCGACGCCGCTGGCGGAGATTGTCGGCTACGGCACCAGCGCTGATGCTTACCATCTTACGGCGGGTCCGGAGGATGGCAGTGGCGCTGCGCGGGCGATGAGGTTAGCTCTGCGACAGGCGGGGATCAGCCCGGATGACGTTCAGCATATCAATGCTCATGCAACCTCGACTCAGGTCGGCGATCACGGTGAGCTGTCCGCTATTCGCGCCGTTTTTGGCGATGATTCGCCGGTCGCGATCTCATCAACCAAATCCGCCACCGGTCATCTGCTGGGTGCGGCGGGTGGCGTTGAGGCGATATTCACACTGCTGGCCCTGCGCCATCAGCTTATTCCGCCAACACTGAATCTTTATCATCCCAATGAAGCAGCAGGCAGTCTTGACCTGGTGGCGCTTAAAGCCCGACCTGCGGCGCTGAACTATGCCATGTCGAACGGATTTGGTTTTGGCGGCGTCAATGCCACTATTCTGCTACGTAAGTGGTAA
- a CDS encoding TetR/AcrR family transcriptional regulator, translated as MTQSVTDSGTRGPADHNVRDQIVEAAMQHFAHYGYEKTTVSDLARAIGFSKAYIYKFFESKQAIGEVICSNRLAMIMERAETAIADAPGASEQLRRLFQTLSATSTELFFHERKLYDIAAVASRDRWPSAMAYEKRILNLIQQILRRGREMGEFERKTPADDAAEAIYRVIRPYVSPVLLQYSLDEAEAASTQLAALVLRSLAP; from the coding sequence ATGACCCAATCCGTAACGGACAGTGGAACGCGCGGTCCTGCCGATCACAATGTGCGTGACCAGATTGTCGAGGCTGCCATGCAGCACTTTGCGCATTACGGCTACGAAAAAACCACCGTCTCAGATCTCGCCCGGGCTATCGGCTTTTCCAAAGCCTATATCTACAAGTTTTTTGAATCGAAACAGGCGATTGGCGAAGTGATTTGTTCAAACCGGCTGGCGATGATCATGGAACGTGCTGAAACCGCGATCGCCGATGCTCCAGGCGCATCAGAACAACTGCGGCGGCTGTTTCAGACGCTTTCCGCCACCAGTACTGAGCTATTTTTTCACGAACGTAAACTCTATGACATTGCCGCTGTCGCGTCGCGCGACCGCTGGCCCTCTGCCATGGCTTACGAAAAGCGGATTCTGAATCTGATTCAGCAGATCCTTCGCAGGGGTCGTGAAATGGGTGAGTTTGAGCGTAAAACTCCGGCTGACGACGCGGCAGAAGCTATCTATCGGGTAATCAGACCCTATGTCAGCCCGGTGCTACTGCAATACAGCCTCGATGAGGCTGAGGCCGCTTCCACGCAGCTGGCCGCACTGGTATTACGCAGTCTTGCGCCCTGA